The following coding sequences are from one Epilithonimonas vandammei window:
- a CDS encoding DUF262 and DUF1524 domain-containing protein, whose protein sequence is MKASSANLLTVIKGPKQFVIPIYQRTYSWQLAQCDQLLKDIIRISKDDNLQGHFLGSIVYFQEDIHTISDVPKLLVIDGQQRLTTVSLLILALSHFLKNNPVELDTNANKLFNYYLLNSDEDNDLRYKLMLTRGDKQSYINLLNEIPQEDTMNRVTENYKFFASRINEENVKVIYNGVLRLFIVDVALEKDKDNPQLIFESMNSTGLDLSQADLIRNYVLMGQEIDLQTKLYENYWFPMEQTFGNEYSTRFDGFMRDYLSVKTGKIPRIGEVYEEFKLYINSDRSSESIEENVKDTFNFANHYSKIVLRKEKDKDLQEMFSNILKLKVDVAYPFILPVYNDYVHGLVSKDDFISILKLVESYVFRRAICGIPTNSLNKTFGNLYKSVNTENYRESVQASFQLLDSYKRFPDDTEFEKEIISKDVYNFRSRNYLLSKLENFKRKEFVNVDEYTIEHILPQNQNLSEEWQNMLGEEWQDIQKKYLHTLGNLTLTGYNSEMSDHPFARKKSIEGGFDDSPLRLNTYLRTASQWTPTEIGERAGELSQKATLIWDSPKLSSEILERYLQKDEKEIVSYNLNHFGYLEGEILELYESLKKRILNIDSSVKEEIKKLYIAFKSSTNFVDIEPQKSRLRLMLNMKFDEINDPLNLAKDVTGLGRWGNGDVEVGISNINEIDDVMDLIQQAFDVQVGE, encoded by the coding sequence ATGAAAGCTTCATCAGCAAACCTACTCACGGTAATTAAAGGTCCAAAACAGTTTGTTATCCCCATTTATCAAAGAACATACAGTTGGCAATTAGCACAATGCGACCAACTTTTGAAGGATATTATTCGTATAAGCAAGGACGATAATCTTCAAGGGCATTTTTTAGGTTCAATTGTTTATTTTCAAGAAGATATTCACACCATTTCAGATGTTCCAAAACTTTTGGTGATAGACGGACAACAAAGACTCACGACGGTTTCTTTGCTTATACTCGCTTTATCACATTTTCTGAAAAATAATCCTGTTGAATTAGATACAAATGCAAATAAACTATTCAATTATTATCTGCTTAATTCAGATGAAGATAATGATTTGAGATATAAATTAATGTTGACCAGAGGGGATAAGCAATCATATATCAATTTGTTGAACGAGATTCCTCAAGAAGACACAATGAATAGAGTTACTGAGAATTACAAGTTTTTTGCTTCAAGAATTAATGAAGAAAATGTAAAAGTCATTTACAATGGTGTTCTGCGGTTATTCATTGTAGATGTTGCTCTTGAAAAAGACAAAGACAATCCACAACTTATTTTTGAAAGTATGAATTCTACTGGTTTGGACCTGTCTCAGGCAGACCTGATCCGTAATTATGTCTTAATGGGGCAAGAGATTGATTTGCAGACCAAACTTTACGAAAATTATTGGTTTCCAATGGAGCAGACTTTTGGTAATGAATATTCAACTCGTTTTGATGGTTTTATGAGGGATTATCTTTCTGTAAAAACTGGTAAAATTCCTAGAATTGGAGAGGTTTACGAAGAATTTAAACTTTATATTAATTCTGATAGATCATCAGAATCAATCGAAGAAAATGTAAAAGACACATTCAACTTTGCCAATCATTATTCTAAAATAGTTTTACGAAAAGAAAAGGATAAAGATTTGCAGGAAATGTTTAGCAATATTTTAAAACTTAAAGTTGATGTAGCATATCCTTTCATTCTGCCGGTGTACAATGATTATGTACATGGATTAGTTTCAAAGGATGATTTTATTTCGATTTTAAAATTAGTTGAAAGTTATGTTTTCCGAAGAGCAATCTGCGGTATTCCAACCAACAGTTTGAACAAGACATTTGGTAATCTCTACAAATCTGTGAACACTGAAAACTATCGCGAAAGTGTGCAAGCATCTTTCCAATTGCTGGATTCATATAAACGTTTTCCAGATGATACAGAATTTGAAAAAGAAATTATTTCGAAAGATGTTTATAATTTTCGGTCACGAAATTATTTGCTGAGTAAACTGGAGAACTTCAAACGAAAAGAGTTTGTAAATGTTGATGAATATACCATCGAACATATATTGCCACAAAATCAAAATCTATCTGAGGAATGGCAGAATATGCTTGGTGAAGAATGGCAAGATATTCAGAAAAAATATCTTCACACCTTGGGCAATCTAACTTTGACTGGATATAATTCTGAAATGAGTGATCATCCATTTGCGAGAAAGAAATCTATTGAAGGAGGATTTGATGATTCACCTTTAAGATTAAATACTTATTTAAGAACTGCATCCCAATGGACACCAACCGAGATTGGCGAACGTGCAGGCGAACTTTCTCAGAAAGCAACCTTAATTTGGGATAGCCCAAAACTTTCTTCAGAGATTTTAGAAAGATATTTGCAGAAAGACGAAAAAGAAATTGTTTCCTATAATTTGAATCATTTCGGTTATTTAGAAGGAGAAATTTTAGAATTATATGAATCACTTAAAAAACGAATTTTAAATATTGATTCATCAGTAAAGGAAGAAATCAAGAAACTGTATATAGCTTTTAAATCATCAACCAATTTTGTTGACATAGAGCCACAAAAATCAAGATTGCGACTGATGCTAAATATGAAATTTGACGAAATAAATGACCCTTTGAATTTAGCAAAAGATGTTACAGGATTAGGACGTTGGGGTAACGGAGATGTTGAAGTAGGAATTTCAAACATCAATGAAATTGATGACGTGATGGATTTGATTCAGCAGGCTTTTGATGTTCAGGTGGGTGAATAA
- a CDS encoding ATP-dependent helicase, protein MVLAGAGSGKTKTLLQKLIYLIEEKGVSPSKILAITFTKNATNEMLDRLIISADSTGEYEKQLFDKRRTKIEKDKERFLQQKKHKWIDGLTVKTFHSFCYGVLRNDGVNEFDNKFRIIGDEKKDEEDELSKHVAPETVFEVFHKILIENCENTEYLLKLKRYILDYIVDKIHLKKDDNNFFSKDGKHFTTLDGTKVRSKSEQFIADWFYRHSIKYEYEPELNVKDFSFHPDFFIPEANLYLEHISDLSYPTKAKEEQFQKGKLLLVKTFDSMTKDSALFNHTLDKVIKNRLPSDYQKTTFLNYIEEFNHYHSDVKDFIQQVIRVTDMIKVENISIDTVLQSAIKDQHERIRNFYELAIPIVKGFIDYCTNKSYLDFDDLISKSTSLFLNHDDVIQKYRNKFEYILVDEFQDVNNLQVELIKLLLTNKTQLFCVGDDWQSIYGFRGSNVNYIVEFEKHFDNAEIIKLNLNYRSTQNIVGASNEVIKHNKFKVDKDVQASKMSEHKIVVFSGNNLEENIQFCSEKVNELLKDGINNDEILFLYRRNKMFSPYFNFFKGEGTRVQWKTIHASKGLEAKVVFIIGLTEGNGGFPDIWLEDRIFQIIKKANHDILMEEERRLFYVAITRAKDKLFLITEKGNESSFLKEIPDVFTVRTVNQMTSVVEKIETCNKCFSQLEKLWVVCPYCGEIIEK, encoded by the coding sequence TTGGTTTTAGCTGGAGCCGGCTCCGGAAAAACAAAAACTTTACTTCAAAAACTTATTTATCTTATTGAAGAAAAAGGGGTAAGTCCGTCTAAAATTCTCGCTATTACATTTACAAAAAATGCGACGAATGAAATGTTGGATCGGCTGATTATTTCGGCAGATTCAACTGGAGAATACGAAAAACAACTTTTTGACAAAAGAAGAACAAAAATCGAGAAGGACAAAGAACGTTTTCTTCAACAAAAAAAACATAAATGGATTGATGGATTAACTGTTAAAACCTTCCACTCATTTTGTTATGGTGTTTTGAGAAATGATGGTGTAAATGAATTTGATAATAAATTCAGAATTATTGGAGATGAAAAAAAGGACGAGGAAGACGAGCTGTCAAAACATGTTGCACCTGAAACTGTTTTCGAAGTATTTCACAAAATATTAATAGAAAACTGTGAGAACACTGAATATTTACTAAAGCTAAAGCGGTATATTTTAGACTATATCGTAGATAAAATTCATCTTAAAAAAGATGATAATAACTTCTTTTCAAAAGATGGAAAACATTTTACCACTTTAGATGGCACAAAAGTTCGATCTAAGTCAGAACAGTTTATTGCCGATTGGTTTTATAGACATAGCATAAAATATGAGTATGAACCTGAGCTCAACGTAAAAGATTTTTCATTTCATCCAGATTTTTTCATTCCCGAAGCAAATTTGTATTTAGAACACATCAGCGATTTAAGTTACCCTACCAAAGCAAAGGAAGAACAATTTCAGAAAGGTAAATTGCTTCTTGTAAAAACTTTCGATAGTATGACAAAGGATTCAGCACTTTTTAATCATACTTTGGATAAAGTTATTAAGAATAGATTGCCTTCGGATTATCAAAAAACTACTTTTCTAAATTATATAGAAGAATTCAACCATTACCATTCTGATGTAAAGGATTTTATCCAACAGGTAATCAGAGTTACTGATATGATTAAAGTTGAAAACATTTCGATTGATACCGTTCTGCAAAGCGCAATAAAAGATCAACACGAGAGAATTAGAAATTTTTATGAGTTGGCTATACCGATTGTGAAGGGCTTTATAGATTATTGTACAAATAAATCTTATTTAGATTTCGACGATTTAATTTCAAAAAGCACATCGTTATTTCTAAATCATGATGATGTAATTCAAAAATATCGAAATAAATTCGAATATATCTTGGTTGATGAATTTCAAGATGTAAACAATTTGCAGGTTGAATTAATAAAGCTTTTACTCACAAACAAAACACAACTTTTCTGCGTTGGTGATGATTGGCAAAGTATTTACGGTTTCAGAGGCTCTAATGTAAATTACATTGTTGAATTTGAAAAGCATTTTGATAATGCTGAAATTATAAAGCTAAATTTAAACTATCGAAGTACTCAGAATATAGTTGGAGCAAGTAATGAAGTCATTAAACATAACAAATTTAAAGTTGATAAGGATGTTCAAGCTTCAAAAATGTCAGAACATAAAATTGTAGTTTTTTCAGGAAACAATCTTGAAGAAAATATCCAATTTTGTAGTGAAAAAGTGAACGAGCTACTGAAAGATGGTATTAATAATGATGAAATATTGTTTTTGTACAGGAGAAATAAAATGTTTAGTCCATATTTCAACTTTTTCAAGGGAGAAGGAACAAGAGTACAGTGGAAAACAATTCACGCTTCCAAAGGATTAGAAGCTAAGGTCGTTTTTATTATTGGTTTAACTGAAGGAAATGGTGGGTTTCCTGATATTTGGTTGGAAGACAGGATTTTCCAGATTATCAAAAAAGCTAACCATGATATTTTGATGGAAGAGGAAAGGCGACTGTTTTATGTTGCAATAACAAGAGCGAAAGACAAGTTATTTCTGATAACCGAAAAAGGAAATGAATCAAGTTTTCTAAAAGAAATCCCAGATGTTTTTACAGTAAGAACTGTCAATCAAATGACGTCAGTTGTAGAGAAGATTGAAACCTGCAATAAATGTTTTAGTCAGTTGGAAAAGTTATGGGTTGTTTGTCCTTATTGTGGAGAGATAATTGAAAAGTAA
- a CDS encoding ATP-binding protein, whose protein sequence is MLSRKRINPNSSIRSGYSYEDLFVMKLCADWLNSADKYSEIKVQFIPEEIRDTHFALDDIVAQRKNGDAEYYQVKHVQNPDLDLWDSEKIVSKGLEKWVKSFFALKSAKKECVLFTNAKLHCSLEECYRDYKFDIQKLKSSNVEFYNCLLANGYREKELKTFFESFEFRFNQPNKKTLEEELRNHFYQKLKVTVAGVDRLLLYINEQGSEKEPKSITLQEIRSKLSWDNPRPLNQNFFVPGDFEFFDKKTHEDILEDLSNVDGGIKVFTGKPGSGKSTYLSKLYNILQKKGYLVFRHHYHLNPKDTTFYDRLNSKRVVEGLKAEFKKQKNSVLDGLAEQNTAQIQLKVFIDTLSSYSVTSKVPFILIIDGLDHVIREGNSQRELIDFLNEILFPQTGYWLIIGTQEIATDSFPNAIHDYAPKDKWIEIKGLNRQSIKSIINKAFPKKERDHGVYDEKIISKIYALTQGNPLHLRYVLSEITNQKMHLSSYDLDKIPPYNGEIEGYYTALWRRLSPLSKTISFALTSLDFKLQEEQLFSLFNDLEVKPYEIGDSFLQIRHLFRFDLQGISTFHNSFLVFVLNQPELEMQKSILYKVLENWLRKDSQKELAWSELPKIEYYLGKPELLLSINNDWIIDNYIQGKSEQLIESTIYIASKASFELKRFDKVIYFSTVLGAFRNREFNLGDTLAEIWVTAFKINKGYNILYPDFSTLTGYQIKEILIALHKNGIVDKIPNEAIDRINDLLQSNDEDYLTLVKYWLEVLSQIETKNIKRVFDFIKQFRKENKSGDLFFHYIGEILNSSQAEEIIEDIVKLRLDAEEKTAVGKRLMIDDLEKNRSQFEKYILKLLPKHHHFRSLYCKLRNNTYTTEIQIIPLNDFPSKVSFYSYEIDSVSELFEKNLFASFINDGSSSFITNTDLGEEKWLADLYNAVLEMGDIIKQHHKNKQTLNAKIVLKPLIELPNLDFIEHRDLYDYQRVSIRKIVDNVLWFASIINKTFDKLLILSFDDLCFLNNWNFYNRQSLHSIVKLPSIKINEKDLKHFIDLEEQYTLEHIIPFNEKAQRLIELSILAFNNGDHEKAQQLNTKSAQNILAYSHHKDMLLYQILESISIINSASSKRAKEFIRKIFPYVFNIEKLTDGDETRHFMGKLCSLLPKIDRELLFNQYFQYIEQREYYDIENCFDDILASLDYKDPVAKAIGGTAIEPHYSTLKKNSKDDPAAHVVLSELQERFNYSDKPEEKEFERTKINRDPNLSNVLPEKLIGYIENKLGHKIKFVDYEVSSFLLDWFKAKADSRLTEQEKKIKIIKKILNNDFSKVSSELLDGIYPTAYKFDKNFAFDCICWAHSNGGGWSMFTQNLEESRNRWTRVMRDFPERLDEFYFKTVSNVGLRYGREKDYSVPIPNSVQFFYDIGEVSTAEIIIEHYLDMLPNIFPTVSLEIPQHLTNPAKISDFDILLTRLHWISPIVRSRAAEKISELLIHDVSGEYHDCFLNYLFHEDLESRVCEGLLILIKSLQNKSSSSYKHLNQSVLDNLLSIRCMATDLIMMKISDLLNIKLNFHHPMVLTLTSAETKLSEDKFMQLVGRNLPMIYVNHVESFESKLSGNLKAWEIWCGMYEEECKFRNLKYNKNLDEDFKNSHHNHMTGRCTIFGDILKSTFFRLIDFIYQFGEIKFIDFWQLTIKNLPVDYSIWGIETIKKPKNWQEFTVNKLGEIENLSQVISSFYDNKDKNVPIYYYYSFPLNHNDSNCNSRFFEIEFTLFGYDEQFDIDIEAEDIYRKLSNFAFWYNPVTQPFRFGILDCELAFHQTKSPHSGFFPLAVPISNQTNNMWQYFRMKNNINLLSESLSSGLILENSSGILQYKNNDKVVAFYHDFLDDFKDVYRYDEPFGYGNFLNIDKSYLDKYIEKKELDIAVLVKQTLITKNSASRHDEYEKEIKYQKILVKII, encoded by the coding sequence ATGCTATCCAGAAAGCGCATTAATCCCAATAGTTCTATTAGAAGTGGATATTCCTACGAAGATTTGTTCGTAATGAAGTTGTGTGCGGATTGGTTGAATAGTGCAGATAAATATTCTGAAATTAAAGTTCAATTTATACCAGAAGAAATAAGGGATACTCACTTTGCACTTGATGATATTGTTGCTCAACGAAAAAATGGTGACGCTGAATATTATCAAGTAAAACATGTTCAAAATCCTGATTTAGATTTATGGGATTCCGAAAAAATTGTAAGTAAGGGTCTTGAAAAATGGGTGAAATCATTTTTCGCACTGAAAAGTGCTAAAAAAGAATGTGTTTTATTCACAAATGCAAAATTACACTGTTCTTTAGAAGAGTGTTATCGGGATTATAAATTTGATATTCAAAAATTAAAATCCTCCAATGTTGAGTTTTACAATTGTTTATTAGCAAATGGATATAGAGAAAAAGAGCTAAAGACTTTTTTTGAATCATTTGAATTTCGATTTAATCAACCTAACAAGAAAACATTAGAGGAAGAACTTCGGAATCATTTTTATCAAAAACTCAAAGTTACCGTCGCTGGTGTTGATAGGTTGCTTTTATATATTAATGAGCAAGGATCAGAAAAAGAACCAAAATCTATCACTCTTCAAGAGATACGATCTAAATTATCCTGGGACAATCCAAGACCACTAAATCAAAATTTTTTTGTCCCAGGAGACTTTGAATTTTTTGACAAAAAAACTCATGAGGATATTCTTGAAGATTTATCCAATGTTGATGGTGGGATCAAGGTTTTTACTGGCAAGCCAGGATCTGGTAAAAGTACTTATCTATCTAAGTTATACAACATCCTTCAGAAAAAGGGATATTTAGTTTTTAGACATCATTATCATCTAAATCCAAAAGATACAACTTTCTATGACAGATTGAATTCAAAACGTGTCGTGGAAGGACTTAAAGCTGAATTCAAAAAACAGAAAAATTCTGTTTTAGATGGATTGGCAGAACAAAATACTGCGCAGATTCAACTTAAAGTATTCATAGATACGCTTTCAAGCTATAGCGTAACTTCAAAAGTGCCTTTCATCTTAATTATAGATGGACTTGATCATGTAATACGAGAAGGAAATAGTCAAAGAGAACTTATTGATTTTCTTAACGAGATACTATTTCCTCAAACAGGATATTGGCTAATAATTGGAACACAGGAGATCGCTACGGATAGCTTCCCAAATGCAATCCATGATTATGCCCCAAAAGACAAATGGATTGAAATAAAAGGATTGAATCGCCAAAGTATTAAATCCATTATTAACAAAGCATTTCCTAAAAAAGAAAGGGATCATGGCGTTTATGACGAGAAAATTATATCTAAAATTTATGCCTTAACGCAAGGAAATCCATTGCACCTACGATATGTTCTTTCTGAAATCACAAATCAGAAAATGCATTTATCCTCGTACGACTTAGATAAGATACCTCCATATAACGGTGAAATTGAAGGTTATTACACAGCTCTCTGGAGAAGACTTTCGCCACTCTCAAAAACAATTTCTTTTGCATTAACTTCACTTGATTTTAAGCTACAGGAAGAACAACTTTTTTCATTATTTAATGATTTGGAAGTGAAACCGTATGAAATAGGTGATAGTTTTTTACAAATTCGTCACTTATTTAGATTTGATTTACAAGGTATTTCTACGTTTCACAATAGTTTTTTAGTATTCGTGCTTAATCAACCTGAGTTAGAAATGCAAAAAAGCATACTTTATAAAGTACTTGAGAACTGGTTAAGAAAAGATTCACAGAAAGAATTAGCATGGTCAGAATTACCTAAAATCGAATACTACTTAGGAAAACCAGAATTATTATTATCAATTAACAATGATTGGATAATAGATAATTATATTCAAGGTAAAAGTGAGCAATTGATTGAAAGCACAATTTATATTGCTTCAAAAGCATCTTTTGAACTAAAGAGGTTTGATAAAGTTATATATTTTTCTACGGTTTTGGGTGCATTTAGGAATCGAGAATTCAATTTAGGTGATACTTTAGCAGAAATTTGGGTAACCGCATTTAAGATTAATAAGGGTTACAATATTCTATATCCAGATTTTTCAACTTTAACTGGCTACCAAATAAAAGAAATCTTAATAGCATTGCATAAGAATGGTATTGTTGATAAAATTCCTAATGAGGCAATTGATCGGATTAATGACTTATTACAAAGCAATGACGAAGATTATCTAACATTAGTAAAATACTGGCTTGAAGTACTTTCGCAAATCGAAACTAAAAATATAAAAAGAGTTTTTGATTTCATAAAACAGTTTAGAAAAGAAAATAAATCTGGTGATTTATTCTTTCATTATATAGGTGAAATTCTTAATTCGAGTCAAGCTGAAGAAATAATTGAGGATATTGTAAAATTAAGATTAGATGCCGAGGAAAAAACAGCTGTTGGAAAGCGCCTTATGATCGATGATTTAGAGAAAAATAGATCACAATTTGAAAAGTATATTCTAAAATTATTGCCTAAGCATCACCACTTTAGAAGTCTCTATTGCAAATTGAGAAATAATACTTATACTACTGAAATTCAAATAATACCACTTAATGATTTTCCTTCCAAAGTAAGTTTTTATTCTTATGAAATAGATTCTGTTTCCGAATTATTTGAAAAAAATCTTTTCGCTTCTTTTATTAATGATGGTAGTTCCTCATTTATAACCAACACAGACCTCGGAGAAGAAAAATGGCTAGCAGATTTGTATAATGCTGTCTTGGAGATGGGAGATATAATAAAACAACATCATAAAAACAAGCAAACGTTAAACGCAAAAATCGTATTAAAACCATTAATTGAATTACCAAATTTAGATTTTATAGAGCATAGAGATTTGTATGATTATCAGAGAGTTTCAATTCGCAAAATAGTTGACAATGTCCTTTGGTTTGCATCAATTATCAACAAAACATTTGACAAGCTTTTAATATTGAGTTTTGATGATTTATGTTTTCTGAATAATTGGAATTTCTACAACCGTCAATCTTTGCACAGTATAGTTAAATTGCCATCAATTAAAATTAATGAAAAAGATCTAAAGCATTTTATAGATTTAGAGGAACAATATACTTTAGAACATATAATACCCTTCAATGAAAAAGCTCAAAGATTAATAGAATTATCAATTTTGGCATTTAACAATGGCGACCACGAGAAAGCTCAACAGTTAAATACTAAATCAGCACAGAATATTTTAGCCTATAGTCACCATAAAGATATGTTGCTTTATCAAATTTTGGAAAGTATTAGTATTATTAATTCTGCGAGTTCAAAGAGAGCGAAGGAATTCATAAGAAAAATATTTCCTTATGTCTTCAATATTGAAAAACTTACTGATGGTGATGAAACGAGGCACTTTATGGGCAAACTTTGTAGTTTATTACCTAAAATTGATCGTGAGTTGTTATTCAATCAATACTTTCAGTACATTGAACAACGCGAATATTACGATATAGAAAATTGCTTCGATGATATTCTTGCGTCATTAGATTATAAAGATCCAGTCGCAAAAGCTATTGGCGGAACTGCAATTGAACCACATTACTCAACTTTGAAAAAAAACTCAAAAGATGATCCCGCTGCGCATGTAGTCTTATCTGAATTACAAGAGAGATTTAATTATTCCGATAAACCTGAAGAGAAGGAATTCGAAAGAACTAAGATTAATAGAGACCCTAATTTGAGCAATGTTTTACCAGAAAAATTAATCGGATATATCGAAAACAAATTGGGTCATAAAATAAAGTTTGTTGATTACGAAGTTTCCAGTTTTTTATTAGATTGGTTTAAAGCTAAAGCAGATAGCAGATTAACTGAACAGGAAAAAAAGATTAAGATTATTAAAAAGATCCTTAATAATGATTTTTCAAAAGTTTCAAGTGAATTACTTGATGGCATTTATCCTACAGCATATAAATTTGACAAAAATTTTGCATTTGATTGCATTTGTTGGGCTCATTCAAACGGTGGCGGATGGTCTATGTTTACCCAAAACCTTGAAGAATCACGTAATAGATGGACTAGAGTAATGAGGGATTTTCCTGAAAGATTGGATGAATTTTATTTCAAAACTGTATCAAATGTAGGTCTTCGATATGGTCGGGAAAAAGATTATTCTGTACCAATTCCCAACTCAGTGCAATTCTTTTATGACATTGGAGAAGTTTCAACTGCTGAAATAATAATAGAGCATTATTTAGATATGCTCCCCAATATATTTCCAACTGTAAGCTTAGAGATTCCTCAACATCTTACTAATCCAGCCAAGATTTCAGATTTCGACATTTTACTCACGAGATTACATTGGATTAGTCCTATCGTAAGATCGCGAGCTGCAGAGAAAATTTCGGAATTATTAATTCACGATGTTTCTGGAGAATATCATGACTGTTTTCTAAATTATTTATTCCATGAAGATTTAGAAAGTAGGGTTTGTGAAGGTTTATTGATTTTAATAAAATCACTTCAAAATAAATCTTCATCTTCATACAAGCATCTTAATCAATCAGTTTTAGATAATTTATTATCAATAAGATGTATGGCTACTGATTTAATCATGATGAAGATTTCAGACTTATTAAATATCAAACTAAACTTTCATCATCCAATGGTTTTAACTCTTACTTCTGCTGAGACAAAATTATCAGAGGATAAGTTTATGCAATTAGTAGGAAGAAATCTTCCAATGATATATGTTAATCATGTTGAATCATTTGAGTCCAAATTAAGTGGAAATCTAAAAGCATGGGAAATATGGTGTGGAATGTATGAAGAAGAATGTAAATTTAGAAATCTTAAGTACAACAAAAATCTGGATGAAGATTTTAAAAATTCTCATCATAATCATATGACTGGACGTTGTACAATTTTTGGAGATATTCTCAAATCAACTTTTTTTCGATTAATTGACTTTATTTATCAATTTGGTGAAATAAAATTCATTGATTTTTGGCAGCTCACAATTAAAAACTTACCAGTAGATTATTCGATTTGGGGAATAGAAACTATTAAGAAGCCGAAGAATTGGCAAGAATTTACTGTAAATAAATTAGGAGAAATAGAAAATTTATCACAAGTAATTTCATCTTTCTATGATAACAAGGATAAAAATGTTCCTATATATTATTACTACAGTTTTCCTCTAAATCATAATGATTCTAATTGTAATTCTCGTTTTTTTGAAATTGAATTTACACTATTTGGGTATGATGAACAATTTGACATCGATATTGAAGCTGAAGATATTTATCGGAAGCTTTCAAATTTTGCTTTTTGGTATAATCCAGTTACACAACCATTTCGCTTTGGCATTTTAGATTGTGAGCTAGCTTTTCATCAAACTAAAAGTCCACATAGTGGATTTTTCCCACTTGCCGTACCGATATCAAATCAAACAAATAATATGTGGCAATATTTTAGAATGAAAAATAATATTAATTTATTGTCAGAATCACTTAGTTCAGGACTAATCTTAGAGAATTCATCAGGGATTTTACAATATAAAAATAATGATAAAGTTGTAGCTTTTTATCATGACTTTTTGGATGATTTTAAAGATGTATATCGCTATGATGAACCTTTCGGGTATGGTAATTTTTTGAATATTGATAAATCTTATTTAGATAAATATATTGAAAAAAAAGAGCTGGACATTGCAGTGTTAGTTAAGCAGACTTTAATAACTAAAAATTCTGCAAGTCGCCATGATGAGTATGAGAAGGAAATAAAATATCAAAAGATTTTGGTGAAAATTATTTGA
- a CDS encoding helix-turn-helix domain-containing protein, whose protein sequence is MLLISLSKAQKTLVQNIRERRLQMDLTQEGLAERSGVPLSTLRKFEQTGMISLESFLKILSIVGGLEEMIEGLKPNTPAFKSIDEVIKIDKKTVKKRGSKK, encoded by the coding sequence ATGTTACTTATATCACTTTCCAAAGCCCAAAAAACCTTAGTTCAAAATATCCGTGAACGAAGATTACAGATGGATCTTACTCAAGAAGGTTTAGCAGAAAGATCGGGCGTTCCTTTATCCACTTTGAGAAAATTTGAACAAACCGGAATGATTTCTTTAGAATCTTTTCTGAAAATTCTTTCTATTGTTGGTGGATTAGAAGAGATGATTGAAGGATTAAAGCCAAATACACCTGCTTTTAAATCGATTGATGAAGTCATAAAAATTGACAAAAAAACCGTTAAAAAAAGAGGAAGTAAGAAATGA